A stretch of Physeter macrocephalus isolate SW-GA chromosome 1, ASM283717v5, whole genome shotgun sequence DNA encodes these proteins:
- the CEP19 gene encoding centrosomal protein of 19 kDa, translating into MMCTAKKCGIRFQPPAVILIYENEMKGKSRQRIMPVRNFSKYSDCSRAAEQLKNNPRHKGYLEQVSLKQLEKLFSFLRGYLWGQSLAETMEQIQQETTIDPEEDLNKLDDKELAKRKSIMDELFEKNQKKKDDPNFVYDIEVEFPQDEQLQSCGWDTESADES; encoded by the exons ATGATGTGCACTGCCAAGAAATGTGGAATTAGGTTCCAGCCTCCGGCTGTTATCTTAATCTATGAGAATGAAATGAAGGGGAAAAGTCGCCAGCGCATCATGCCTGTCCGAAACTTTTCAAAGTATTCAG ATTGCAGCAGAGCTGCTGAACAATTAAAGAATAATCCACGACACAAGGGTTACCTGGAACAGGTATCCCTGAAGCAACTAGAGAAGTTATTCAGTTTTTTACGAGGTTACTTGTGGGGGCAGAGTTTGGCAGAAACAATGGAACAAATTCAGCAGGAAACAACCATTGATCCTGAGGAAGACCTGAACAAACTAGATGACAAGGAACTTGCCAAAAGGAAGAGCATCATGGATGAACTTTttgagaaaaatcagaagaagaaGGATGATCCAAATTTTGTTTATGACATTGAAGTGGAATTCCCACAGGATGAACAACTACAGTCCTGTGGCTGGGACACAGAGTCAGCTGACGAGTCCTGa